From Deferrisoma camini S3R1, the proteins below share one genomic window:
- a CDS encoding 3-oxoacyl-ACP synthase — MTERNRAGIRSLATYIPRAYHQAEYIAAQSGTPAEIIRTKLGWYQKNVPGPGDGTVAMGLKAARKALYYSGLQPSEIDLVVWSGEEVKEYRNWPVGPKIQKELGLRRAWSFDMQQRCGTTVVALKLARDMIRADPGLRNVLVVSGYRNSDLIHYANPRVRWMYFLAAGGAACVVQRDCPVNEILDGHFMSDGSFAWDVYVPQGGSVAPVTPEGLREGKQYLDVLDPQGMKERLERLSLKNWLTCIDRALEKSGLSRGDVGYLATLLVKRSAHEWLLAQLGLRPEQSRYLAEFGHHGQNDQLLSLELAVEEGRLRDGDIVLMLSAGIGYAWDALVLRWGPVTTARHQGGRVLLAHSEGNP, encoded by the coding sequence GTGACCGAAAGGAACCGCGCAGGCATCCGGAGCCTGGCCACGTACATCCCCCGAGCCTACCACCAGGCGGAGTACATCGCCGCCCAGAGCGGGACGCCGGCCGAGATCATCCGCACCAAGCTGGGGTGGTACCAGAAAAACGTCCCGGGCCCGGGCGACGGAACGGTGGCCATGGGTCTGAAGGCCGCACGCAAGGCTCTGTACTACTCCGGGCTCCAGCCCTCCGAGATCGACCTGGTGGTTTGGAGCGGGGAGGAGGTCAAGGAGTACCGCAACTGGCCCGTGGGGCCGAAGATCCAAAAGGAGCTCGGCCTGCGGCGCGCGTGGTCGTTCGACATGCAGCAGCGTTGCGGCACCACCGTGGTGGCGCTGAAGCTCGCCCGCGACATGATCCGGGCGGACCCGGGGCTTCGCAACGTCCTGGTCGTGTCCGGCTACCGCAACTCCGACCTCATCCACTACGCGAACCCGCGGGTGCGGTGGATGTACTTCCTGGCGGCCGGCGGCGCAGCCTGCGTGGTCCAGCGGGATTGCCCCGTCAACGAGATCCTCGACGGACATTTCATGAGCGACGGGTCGTTTGCGTGGGACGTCTACGTTCCCCAGGGGGGATCGGTCGCGCCGGTCACGCCCGAGGGGCTCCGCGAGGGCAAGCAGTACCTGGACGTGCTGGACCCGCAGGGCATGAAGGAGCGGCTCGAGCGGCTGTCCCTGAAGAACTGGCTGACCTGCATCGATCGCGCCCTGGAGAAGAGCGGCCTGTCGCGGGGCGACGTCGGCTACCTGGCCACCCTGCTCGTCAAGCGGAGCGCCCACGAGTGGCTCCTGGCCCAGCTGGGGCTCCGGCCGGAACAGAGCCGGTACCTGGCCGAGTTCGGTCACCACGGGCAGAACGACCAGCTCCTGTCCCTCGAGCTCGCCGTTGAGGAGGGACGGCTTCGGGACGGCGACATCGTGCTCATGCTCTCTGCAGGGATCGGCTACGCTTGGGACGCCCTGGTCCTCCGGTGGGGACCCGTAACCACGGCGCGGCATCAAGGGGGCCGGGTGCTGTTGGCCCACTCGGAGGGGAATCCATGA
- a CDS encoding 3-oxoacyl-[acyl-carrier-protein] synthase III C-terminal domain-containing protein — protein MSPSEASIGIVSHGVYLPLRRETAARVASRAGLGKEEVEALGIRCRPVPGPGDHPVPMAVQAARQALARGGVEPEQVDVVIWTGEEYKDYVAQTAAIRLQEEVGCRNAWAFDLVGQGVTSLVGLRVARDLMMGDDTIRTVLLAGGTRNVDLVDPRNPQTRFLLAYSASGGALLLRKDHPRNRLLGLAFHVDPDMADAVYVPGGGTEQPFCEENLGTPAMFFQTAAPAALAEYLATRFPTGLVAVARVALQGRRPDYLALRHLPPAVREQILSTLGIRDRRSASLAEWGHHGTNDVILSLELGVRSGALRNGDLTVLVSAGIGFTYAAATVQWGPG, from the coding sequence ATGAGTCCGTCCGAGGCCTCCATCGGGATCGTCAGCCACGGCGTGTACCTTCCCCTGCGCCGCGAGACGGCCGCCCGGGTGGCCTCCCGGGCGGGGCTCGGGAAGGAGGAGGTCGAGGCGCTGGGGATCCGCTGCAGACCCGTGCCCGGCCCTGGGGACCATCCCGTGCCGATGGCCGTGCAGGCGGCGCGCCAGGCGCTGGCTCGGGGTGGGGTCGAGCCGGAGCAGGTGGACGTGGTGATCTGGACCGGGGAGGAGTACAAGGACTACGTCGCCCAGACCGCGGCCATCCGGCTCCAGGAGGAGGTGGGCTGCCGGAACGCCTGGGCGTTCGACCTCGTGGGTCAGGGGGTCACGAGCCTTGTCGGCCTCCGGGTGGCCCGGGACCTCATGATGGGGGACGACACGATCCGGACGGTGCTCCTGGCCGGGGGCACCCGGAACGTCGACCTGGTGGACCCCCGAAACCCGCAAACCCGGTTTCTTCTTGCCTACTCGGCCTCGGGCGGGGCTCTCCTCCTCAGAAAGGACCATCCCCGGAACCGGTTGCTCGGCCTAGCGTTTCACGTGGACCCGGACATGGCCGACGCGGTGTACGTGCCGGGCGGGGGGACCGAGCAGCCCTTCTGTGAGGAGAACCTGGGCACCCCCGCGATGTTCTTCCAGACGGCGGCCCCGGCAGCCCTGGCCGAGTACCTGGCGACCCGGTTCCCCACGGGCCTGGTCGCGGTGGCCCGGGTGGCCCTCCAAGGAAGACGCCCCGACTACCTGGCCCTGCGCCACCTCCCTCCTGCCGTGCGCGAACAGATCCTCTCGACCCTGGGAATCCGCGACCGCCGGAGTGCATCGCTCGCCGAATGGGGCCATCACGGCACCAACGACGTGATCCTCTCCCTGGAGCTAGGGGTCCGGAGCGGTGCCCTCCGCAACGGCGATCTGACGGTGTTGGTGTCCGCTGGGATCGGTTTCACCTACGCCGCCGCCACCGTCCAGTGGGGCCCGGGCTGA
- a CDS encoding double-cubane-cluster-containing anaerobic reductase, with amino-acid sequence MVPTDDRQMWQELGLDLEAHDGLLTVLGQAYEDVYLRQPNRPRAMEYFDFVVSQIHGLRVRELLQAKEGGRKVVAAFCVFVPEEVVLAAGGVLIGLCGGAEVGFDLAEQYLPQATCPLIKSFFGFKLARLCPYIELADLVVGETTCDGKKKAYESFHALAPVHVMELPQMKNPADRVLWRTELARFVDRIEALTGNRVTDHALREAVGVVNAKRRALARLAALRSADPAPISGLDALLVNQISFYDDPERFTAKVHELCDELEERVARGQGVAPQGAPRILVSGSPMAIPNWKVPRVIESCGAVVVGEESCVGSRNFRDLVDEGPADREELLDAIAERQLRIECACFTPNAERVDTVARMARELGAHGVVHYNLSFCTPYAAEALRLDRELRGRGVRMLRLETDYSQDEAQVRTRVEAFLEMLAMG; translated from the coding sequence ATGGTTCCCACGGACGACCGCCAGATGTGGCAGGAGCTCGGCCTCGACCTGGAGGCCCACGACGGCCTTCTCACGGTGCTGGGGCAGGCGTACGAGGACGTGTACCTACGCCAGCCCAACCGACCCCGGGCCATGGAGTACTTCGACTTCGTGGTAAGCCAGATCCACGGGCTGCGGGTGCGCGAGCTGCTGCAGGCCAAGGAGGGGGGCCGCAAGGTGGTCGCGGCCTTCTGCGTATTCGTGCCCGAGGAGGTGGTGCTGGCCGCGGGCGGGGTGCTGATCGGGCTGTGCGGAGGGGCCGAGGTGGGGTTCGACCTGGCCGAGCAGTACCTGCCCCAGGCCACCTGCCCCCTGATCAAGAGCTTCTTCGGGTTCAAGCTGGCCCGGCTGTGCCCCTACATCGAGCTGGCCGACCTGGTGGTGGGCGAGACCACCTGCGACGGCAAGAAGAAGGCCTACGAGTCGTTCCACGCCCTGGCCCCGGTGCACGTGATGGAGCTGCCCCAGATGAAGAACCCGGCCGACCGGGTCCTGTGGCGGACCGAGCTCGCCCGGTTCGTGGACCGGATCGAGGCCCTGACGGGCAACCGCGTCACCGACCACGCTCTGCGGGAGGCCGTGGGCGTGGTCAACGCCAAGCGCCGGGCCCTGGCCAGGCTGGCGGCCCTGCGGTCCGCCGACCCGGCCCCCATCTCCGGCCTGGACGCCCTGCTGGTGAACCAGATCTCGTTCTACGACGACCCCGAGCGGTTCACGGCCAAGGTCCACGAGCTGTGCGACGAGCTGGAGGAGCGGGTGGCCCGGGGGCAGGGCGTGGCGCCGCAGGGAGCCCCCCGGATCCTCGTGTCGGGCTCGCCCATGGCGATCCCCAACTGGAAGGTACCCCGGGTGATCGAGTCGTGCGGGGCGGTGGTGGTGGGCGAGGAGTCGTGCGTGGGCTCCCGGAACTTCCGGGACCTGGTGGACGAGGGACCGGCCGATCGAGAGGAGCTGTTGGACGCCATTGCCGAGCGTCAGCTCCGGATCGAGTGCGCCTGCTTCACCCCCAACGCCGAGCGGGTCGACACCGTGGCGCGGATGGCCCGGGAGCTGGGGGCCCACGGCGTGGTGCACTACAACCTGTCGTTCTGCACCCCCTACGCGGCCGAGGCCCTGCGGCTCGACCGGGAGCTCCGGGGCCGGGGTGTCCGGATGCTGCGCCTCGAGACCGACTACTCCCAGGACGAGGCCCAGGTTCGCACCCGCGTCGAGGCGTTCCTCGAGATGCTCGCCATGGGGTGA
- a CDS encoding bacteriohemerythrin — MLQLQWTPDMETGIEVVDRQHRELVEQVNRLLQAMRAGKGRKVVGDLLAFLGRYAVEHFQTEEEIMRKGGYPEYERHRAVHEAFKRDFAKLAAEYEKQSTAKLALTIEVQKRVMEWLRQHILKTDKKAAEYLREHGAV, encoded by the coding sequence ATGCTTCAACTGCAGTGGACGCCCGACATGGAGACCGGCATCGAGGTGGTGGACCGCCAGCACCGGGAGCTCGTGGAGCAGGTGAACCGGCTCCTCCAGGCCATGCGGGCCGGCAAGGGCCGAAAGGTGGTGGGGGATCTGCTGGCGTTCCTGGGACGCTACGCGGTCGAGCACTTCCAGACCGAAGAGGAGATCATGCGCAAGGGGGGGTACCCGGAGTACGAGCGGCACCGGGCCGTGCACGAGGCGTTCAAGCGCGACTTCGCCAAGCTCGCGGCCGAGTACGAGAAGCAGTCCACCGCCAAGCTCGCCCTGACCATCGAGGTGCAGAAGCGGGTGATGGAGTGGCTCCGGCAGCACATCCTGAAGACGGACAAGAAGGCGGCCGAGTACCTGCGGGAGCACGGGGCGGTCTGA
- a CDS encoding C-GCAxxG-C-C family protein translates to MEKVTRRQVIGSVGLVLGAGLVGGAVAGGVRPAFAKTEGSAQEVPWPYRELDPETVAERGYQGYYKKHCMYGVFSAVVGELADRFGAPYKNFPMDMMEYGAGGVAGWATLCGALNGAAAAIYLLSPTPKPVIDELFSWYTVTELPEYRPKNAKFDIATSVAGSPLCHVSVGRWCEASGFSSFSKQRSERCAWLTANVAKKTVELLNAQVQGKFTPVHPIPKEIQECRGCHGKGGEVENTRGKMSCTQCHQQEPEDHPVPFKKT, encoded by the coding sequence ATGGAAAAGGTGACTCGCAGGCAGGTGATCGGGTCGGTCGGTCTGGTCCTGGGCGCCGGCTTGGTGGGCGGCGCGGTGGCCGGTGGTGTTCGACCGGCGTTCGCGAAAACCGAGGGCTCGGCCCAGGAGGTTCCCTGGCCCTACCGGGAGCTGGACCCGGAAACGGTCGCGGAGAGGGGTTACCAGGGGTACTACAAGAAGCACTGCATGTACGGCGTGTTCAGCGCCGTTGTGGGAGAGCTGGCCGACCGGTTCGGTGCGCCGTACAAGAACTTTCCCATGGACATGATGGAGTACGGGGCGGGCGGGGTCGCCGGCTGGGCGACCTTGTGCGGCGCCCTGAACGGCGCCGCCGCCGCGATCTACCTGCTCTCGCCCACCCCGAAGCCGGTGATCGACGAGCTGTTCTCCTGGTACACCGTGACCGAGTTGCCCGAGTACCGACCCAAGAACGCCAAGTTCGACATCGCCACCTCGGTGGCGGGCTCGCCCCTGTGCCACGTGTCCGTGGGGCGGTGGTGTGAGGCGTCGGGGTTCTCGTCGTTCTCGAAACAGCGCTCCGAGCGGTGTGCGTGGCTGACCGCCAACGTGGCCAAGAAGACGGTGGAGCTCCTCAACGCCCAGGTCCAGGGCAAGTTCACCCCGGTTCACCCGATCCCCAAGGAGATCCAGGAGTGCCGGGGCTGCCACGGCAAAGGCGGCGAGGTGGAGAACACCCGCGGCAAGATGTCGTGCACCCAGTGCCACCAGCAGGAGCCCGAGGACCATCCCGTTCCGTTCAAGAAGACCTGA
- a CDS encoding TOTE conflict system archaeo-eukaryotic primase domain-containing protein, translated as MPGAPVHRLSPAAEKVALFRSLFRGRDDVYALRWESKKGRSGPVRAP; from the coding sequence GTGCCGGGTGCCCCTGTCCACCGGCTGTCGCCCGCCGCGGAAAAGGTCGCCTTGTTTCGGTCCTTGTTCCGGGGCCGGGACGATGTGTACGCCCTTCGGTGGGAATCGAAAAAGGGTCGATCCGGGCCCGTCCGGGCCCCCTGA
- a CDS encoding DEAD/DEAH box helicase, with protein MVYIEKKGLPAGLLNRLVRIAAFQNPEFYRAQAMRLSTFGKPRVIHCAEDFPEHVGLPRGCLDEALRLLEGHGIGVDLVDERHGGVPLDVTFQGELQELQQEATKALLPHDAGLLCATTAFGKTVVAAWLIAARAVNTLVLVHRTQLLEQWRERLSAFLGVPVEAIGQIGGAKNRPTGLLDVATFQSLHRKGRVKDLVADYGHVVVDECHHVPAFGFEQVLRQVKARYVLGLTATPIRKDGHHPIITMQCGPIRFNVGPKKAAVDRPFSHEVIPRWTSFVADPKAADAGIHALYSALARDPMRNELILSDVRKALGDGRSPLVLTERLGHLDELVARLEGAGVRLLVFRGGLGRRQRRQLAEEMRSIPDSEPRVIVATGRSIGEGFDDARLDTLFLALPIAWRGTLQQYAGRLHRAHAGKRVVRIYDYVDAGVPVLLRMYQKRVRGYRAMGYEIREGGSSGPAS; from the coding sequence TTGGTCTACATCGAAAAAAAGGGCCTGCCCGCCGGGCTCCTGAACCGCCTGGTCCGGATCGCTGCGTTCCAGAACCCGGAGTTCTACCGGGCCCAAGCCATGCGGCTCTCCACGTTCGGAAAACCCCGGGTGATCCACTGCGCCGAAGACTTCCCGGAGCACGTGGGCCTGCCGAGGGGATGCCTGGACGAGGCGCTCCGGCTGCTGGAGGGCCACGGCATCGGGGTGGACCTCGTGGACGAGCGCCATGGGGGCGTGCCCTTGGACGTCACGTTCCAAGGGGAGCTCCAGGAGCTCCAGCAAGAGGCGACCAAGGCCCTGCTCCCCCACGACGCGGGGCTCCTTTGCGCCACCACCGCCTTCGGGAAGACCGTGGTGGCGGCGTGGCTCATCGCCGCTCGGGCGGTGAACACCCTGGTCCTCGTGCACCGGACGCAGCTCTTGGAGCAGTGGAGGGAACGGCTCAGCGCCTTCCTGGGGGTGCCCGTGGAGGCCATCGGCCAGATAGGCGGTGCCAAGAACCGGCCCACGGGCCTTCTGGATGTCGCGACCTTCCAGAGCCTGCACCGTAAGGGAAGGGTCAAGGACCTTGTGGCCGACTACGGCCACGTGGTAGTGGACGAGTGCCACCACGTACCCGCGTTCGGTTTCGAACAGGTCCTGCGGCAGGTAAAGGCCAGGTACGTCCTGGGTCTCACCGCTACACCCATCCGAAAGGACGGCCACCACCCGATCATCACCATGCAATGCGGCCCCATACGGTTCAACGTCGGGCCCAAGAAGGCGGCCGTGGACCGGCCCTTTTCCCACGAGGTCATCCCGCGGTGGACCTCGTTCGTGGCCGACCCGAAGGCGGCCGATGCCGGGATCCACGCCCTCTACTCTGCCCTCGCCCGGGACCCCATGCGGAACGAACTGATCCTGAGCGACGTGCGAAAAGCCCTGGGCGATGGCCGTTCTCCCCTCGTTCTGACCGAGCGACTCGGCCACCTGGACGAACTCGTAGCCCGGCTCGAGGGGGCCGGGGTCCGCCTTCTGGTGTTTCGTGGGGGGCTGGGGCGGAGGCAGCGGCGCCAGTTGGCCGAGGAGATGCGCTCTATTCCCGACAGCGAGCCCAGGGTGATCGTTGCCACGGGCCGCTCCATCGGGGAGGGGTTCGACGACGCCAGGCTGGACACGCTGTTCCTGGCGCTACCCATCGCCTGGCGCGGTACCTTGCAGCAGTACGCGGGGCGCTTGCACCGGGCCCACGCCGGGAAACGGGTGGTGCGGATCTACGACTACGTGGACGCCGGAGTCCCGGTGCTCCTTCGCATGTACCAGAAACGCGTCCGAGGCTACCGGGCCATGGGCTACGAGATCCGGGAGGGAGGGTCGAGCGGACCGGCGTCGTAA